Below is a genomic region from Micropterus dolomieu isolate WLL.071019.BEF.003 ecotype Adirondacks linkage group LG16, ASM2129224v1, whole genome shotgun sequence.
CTCATCATCAAGTAGAGTATTAGTTTGGAGCATACTGAATGTATGGATCAGCAGCAGGTGATGAGGTTATGTGGTGGATTCCTTTCATTTCAGATAAAGGAAAACGCATCTCCCAACTTTGTGAGAGTCATGTGAAAATACATTTCTTACTAGCCTAGCTACCTTCTTCCACACTTCCTCAGTTGATCATTTTCACATGGTATCTATGATGATGCTTGTTGCATGCATGGTGTAGCTGACAAAGCAGTCACTTCTTGCAAGTCACACTCAATATGAATatcagctgcattccaacaatGTCAAATGTACATATTACATACATGTGCCTTTGAGCTTAACAGGTGTTTCAGCCCATGTGCTTGTGTTAGTCACATAAAAGTTGGGCCTGATCCGTGTCTTGCGTTGGAATGTAAATGTTATGACAGTGAAAGGGGGTCAGTGTGGATCCAGAGGCCTCTGCAGACAGGTGCCTGAGGTGAGGACATTGTCTGCCTTCCATCTTGTGGAAGAATGTGGATCTGGAGAACACGGGCATCTAGCTGGTGAAAACCCAAATATCTTTCTTAGGAGTTAGTGGAACCCTAACCAGAGCTAAAGGAGGAGAATGTAAATTGGACTTTAACAtttttcctctcctgaaaactgAAAGTCTTCAAATGTACAAAACCAGGACTCGAAATTGATGCTAATGTTACTCCATGTCCATGTGAATGTGCTAACATAAGCTATCACGAGCTAACATTTTAAGTGATAATGTATTAGTGGTTTTGGTCACTTGTGGCAGTAAAACGAGTTGTAGTGTAAACACACCACTGACATATTATAACCTTATTAATTAGCTATGGCTAACATgtcagcaaacagttgcctatttacacatccagccgacacattagctttcatttggagtcgtgtttgtgtccaaTATTCCCACCACCTTTAACTCTGTTTTGGGCTCCACCACTTCCTAAAAACATTTCTGGGTCTGAAGctactaaatgctccactagCTTCACTAGTTAGTCGCTATTACTTTTTAAGAAGAATCAACTGTGAGATTGGGAGTCGAGTCAGACTCCTCCTATCAAATCCTCGAATCTTCGGCTATTTCGGGGACAAAAAACAGTCGCATTTTTGTACAATATGTATTGGAATTGGGACACATCCTGTTTTTTGGATAAGAGCAAGCAATGCCCTGGATGAATTTTGTTCGCAGCAGCCATCTACTGGAAACTCTCTTGGAGCTTTTAAAACAGCACATGTCAAGACCTCTATGGAAACTGTCCAGAGCCTTATCAATCCATGTTAAGTGGAATTCTGACTGATCTAAAAGATATAGACTTGCACTAGGTGTACCTGCATGTGTGGTTGCAGAGTTTGTACTTTCCCTGTTTGTGTCAGATATCTTATTTACACTGAATACATACTGTGTCTGCAGGATTGCATTGCACTGAATGTTGTTTCTACTAAGTTAGAAATCACTTCACTGCATTAAGTCATCTCTCTCCTCACTTGATTTGATCAATGCTGTAGTTAGTGGTATAactaagtagttttggtgcctagaCTTAACCAAGTAGTAGGGATTTCTGGCAGAAAGGCCTCCTGGCAGAAAGGCCTCCTGGCAGAAAGGCTTCCTGGTAGAAAGGCTTCCTGGTAGAAAGGCTTCCTGGTAGAAAGGCTTCCTGGCAGAAAGGCCTCCTGGCAGAAAGACTTCCTGGCAGAAAGGCCTCCTGGCAGAAAGCCCTCCTGGCAGAAATCCCTGAGGGCAAACTTCTCCCAACTTCGATGTAGACAGGATGATATGACATAAGTCATGCTGGTGGACTTTTTGGAATTTGTTATTTACTCAATGATAAAACGTGAGAGCGAAGTGATAACAGAAAGGCTCGGGACGGATTTAAACACAGAcaagaaatgtgtgtttctaaTTTGTGCAGGTAAGTTTTAAAAACTTGagaacatatatatacataaaaccATCTTGAGGGTGCAAAAGGCAGTATTGTGGTTCAGATAAAATTTCTCTGCCCCCTAGAaatgcacttccataaagttgggggacATCAAAGACGAAATAAAAACTATGCTCATAATGTAGTCACTGGAGCCTGAGATAGCCAGAGCTGGTGTCTATCTGCTGTTTAGTGCTGAGCAAGTAATGTGCTGAggaactccccactgtgacacatccaccaatgtgtccctgagcaagataattcacccctagttgctccagaggtgtagcaattataagtcgctttggataaaaNNNNNNNNNNNNNNNNNNNNNNNNNNNNNNNNNNNNNNNNNNNNNNNNNNNNNNNNNNNNNNNNNNNNNNNNNNNNNNNNNNNNNNNNNNNNNNNNNNNNTACTCAATGATAAAACGTGAGAGCGAAGTGATAACAGAAAGGCTCGGGACGGATTTAAACACAGAcaagaaatgtgtgtttctaaTTTGTGCAGGTAAGTTTTAAAAACTTGagaacatatatatacataaaaccATCTTGAGGGTGCAAAAGGCAGTATTGTGGTTCAGATAAAATTTCTCTGCCCCCTAGAaatgcacttccataaagttgggggacATCAAAGACGAAATAAAAACTATGCTCATAATGTAGTCACTGGAGCCTGAGATAGCCAGAGCTGGTGTCTATCTGCTGTTTAGTGCTGAGCAAGTAATGTGCTGAggaactccccactgtgacacatccaccaatgtgtccctgagcaagataattcacccctagttgctccagaggtgtagcaattataagtcgctttggataaaagcgtctgcgtaatgactaaatgtaatgtaaatgtaacgtACAGTACAGTTTTTCACTAAAAACAACTGCATGCTGCGGCCAAAAACAACGCCATGAGAGCGGTAAGCGTTtaccaaaacagtgaagttgtggaccgaacaatgagctgaaactcactataaagagacaggagcatctacagcttgtttcagacagagcttgaaatgaaggcctacatgagtCAGTATAAGACAGAATGATTtattgaactttgaatcatgcaaagctgccatacaggagttaAAGAACTataatataggactggaaaaccTGTATAATAGGTCTCATTTAAAGGAGATGAATCAATGTGTACAGTACAGAAGATATACTTCTTGTTTTTACACTAATTGACATCTGTGTGCCTCAACATTATTATCTGGTCTTTATACTTTTGAAGTTTGAATTTGGACATCTTGTAAGCTAACTAACTTACAGTTGGGCAGTAACGCCTGGCTAAGTAACCTGCTAGAGTAATATCATTACTATTTTCAGTAACAAGTAGTGTAAGGCATTACAATTAAAAATTCAGTACATTGGAGTTACTAATCCCAGCATTGCTCTGTTACTTCGACATTTTTGGCTTGCTGACTGTCTTACCTGGAGTGTGATGGATGGTTGACATCAGTTCCTGTCTCCATGTTCAGTGGAGGAGCATGCGCAACGCCACCATGTACCCACACATACTGAGCCAAAAGTATGGCCGTCTGGGTCAAAACACCaagctttaatgttttttacCAAGCTCACGGTATAAAGTCAAACCCACAcgactttatttttatataccCGGCACGATCCCTGAGTTTCCAAAACACTGCACGTCAGGCTGAATTTTAAGGAAAATTATACACAGGACATGTAGATTTTGTTAATGTGATGTTTGCtggtttttcctttcatttgtcacCTGTATAGTTTAAGTGAAGTACTGGAACAAACAGAGCACTGGCATGTGATGAAGTCAATCACTGTGGAAAGTATGAGTTAGCTACTGTTAATGTTGAAGCCTCTTAAGGAGAACTTAATGGTAAATAAGTGGAACATGTGGATTTCAATGGGCAGCTCAAGCTTCTGCTCCCACCGTGTTTTTGCCTCCAAGAAATGTGTTCAAAATTctctttgctgttattttaggTTGTAAAAATGAGCAAGTGAAAACATGAGTTCTTAAatcctttctcctcctttctccccttgtcctccatctctccttctATCCTCTCTACCAGATGTGAAATGAACCAGTAGCTTGTCTGCTGTTGACCAAAAATCCTGTCACTTATTAACTCCAATCATATGAACTTTATCTCTAACGtagctgctgtcagctcatgTCCTGATTATTTTTTCCGATGTTTCATTCACATTGTCCCCTGACCCCCATAAGAGTCTATAATGCCATTACTTGTAATCattgacttttctttttttggggggattATTGGGTCAGAACAGTTTGGCCGAGGGCATAATAACATGAAGGAGGATGGAAGTGATTTGAAAGAGTTTAAACATAATATACTGAAGAACATATTTTGGAATTTTTTGGTGAATATTTTTAACCATTCCCAGGGGCATTTCAAGTTTTCAAACTGTCATGTGatcactttgtgctgaaaagtggtggggacatttaagggctcggATTAGGGGTGTTGAAACACTTAGCCCACGAGATGTGACACTGCACAAGATTGGGatcatgacaacaagacaaaaatatttgaataccgtttagggggaaaaaagcaaaattTTAAGCATTAGacatttcatttcctgcattctggagacattttctaccaatttatggaggaaatgtctttatttatattgagGGAAACACgaaattaaggtggcaggtgagaattcagaaaaaaatatagattagaatataatgcagtaatcagtagctttttttagcttaagtgaCACAGATGTTTCtcctatatttacattgcattgaaGGTTTTCCTACTGAGTAAacaaacctttctcaaagcattttcatttgtcatttaacatttcttggttcAAGTTTTTTtctagaacatttttaacaaatgctttccaAAAGGCATGGGTACAacatcagccatttcaaaaggTGGTGGGgaccccagtgtaaatgacaccaatgCATGTGATTCTGTTGTGTAGACCTTTAAGTCCTTTGGGAATGCACGCATACACACTCTTAAATCATACTCCATACTCCATCACTCTACAGTATAGTTCTTTATTTTACAGAGGGAAGGACATTGTCAAATAGTAACATTTTAACTACAGTTAAGACTCTCCTTTCCTAAGGTCATGTTAAAGGAGCAGTGAAAAGGATGAGACAGTCTTTGGTGACATACATATATTAACATACAAAGATAACTTAAAtacataactttttttaaatagtttgtctaaatatatatatatatatattcacaggCAGACACAGACGTTCACATTCATCCTGACGCCACATGGCGTGTATTGACATCTTCAAACTCATTCCCAGACAATTTCAAATGCAACATTTACAAGAGGAACCTCGTCCAACTTTCACAAGTTCATCACAATGAGTGAAATTCAAGAAACTATCAACAAACGTGTTCGCATTAAAGTGCTTTCCTGTGACCCTAAAGGAGATCACGTGATCTTCAAATGGAACTTCAGCAAAAACAAACCTACAAACTGATCTACCTGGATCGACTGTTTTCTAACAAAACCAACAGAAATGTTTTACACACGAACTCTGTATTCTTCTTTGCAATAGAGTGGCATGAAAGCTCTAGATGTTTCCGTGGGGAGGTATCACTGGTCTTGCACAGTTTGCTCACACAACTCAACGTGATGCAACGTCTGAcgtcacaaaaacacactgcagaaaaacagactgggagcaCAATGCTCCAGAGCACAGATCAAACATAGGAGATAGTTGTCCTGAAAAGCTACGTACAGCAGCTCAAACATGCGCGCACACGTacacatcgtgtgtgtgtgtgtgtgtgtgtgtgtgtgtgtgaactactacattttaaaaagtagagAAATCCACGAGGGTGTTAGAGCATTTCAAAAGCCTTTTAATGATCTGTCACGAGACATTGATTAGCTCCATTACAGCAGAGAGAATGGCATGTTTGACCTCAGCAAGCCTTTGAACAGATTAGATTTAAGACTAAAGAATCACTCATTATTACCCTGTGACCTCCAGGCTCCCATGATTACAGACAAAAAGGGAGCCAGATTTGGGATGAGAGTGTTGATGAAAAAGAATTAACCCTAAGATACAAAGTAATATCAGAAGGCACAGATGAAgatataaaagaaaacattattaGATGATGTAGATCACACACTGTAAAGTCATTCGATTTGTCAAGTATTGCCAGGCGTTTGGTGAGTTTAAACTAATGCTCTTAGGAATACCAAACTTTCATGTTTTTCAAATCACTGTCTGCAGCGGTTGGGTGTTTCATAGTGTTGGGTGTTTCTGACAAAAATGTGGGTTTTATAGGTATAGTTGCATTTTTTGGAAACGCTAAGGCCTGTCATTGTTGCATGCTTGACAAGTTTAGCTTGACCTCATTTATTCTCAGACCATCATCCGCCCACCATTTCAGAGACGGACATATATAGAGAGAAAAAACCCGTCAGGGCATGTATTTTGATGGTGCTACTCTATTTTGTGTACATATTTAAAATTGGGCACTCATACACCTAACATTTTGGTTGCTGTGGTCTCTCATTAGAAAGCCACAATGTAACAGTAGAGCGTTTAGACATCGCCTCGGGACTAATTTAAACCCGTTCAAAAAACTACATGTGAACAAGTTGCCAGTGACTGCCAACCATGGATTGTATATAAAGATCCACGTCTCCATTTCTtcgcactgtaaaaaaaaaaatgaagccaaaataCCCCGGATGCAGGCGCTGCCATCTTGCACTGGTGACATAATTTGGAGCTAGAGTCTGCGCATTAGAGATCGGGGTCGGAGGTGCGGTAACAAGGTCCATCTACCCGGCCGACTCGCGAACAGGGTTTAGTTGTCATGACCTGAATACACCTTTTTATTGCATCACAGTTCTAATTCAAACCAAACTTAACAAAAAAAGTACCGCAAACAACAGCATGATAAGAACTAcctaaaatgacaaaaaccaTCTTTGGGGAAAATGTATTTGGGTTGACGTGTACTGCAGCCAGCTATCAGGAGGTTTGGCTTCATTTTAGGAGCTGTCATGTcgtccatctttatatacagtctatgctgcCAACAGACGCCAATGAATTTGCCAACGTGTAAGATGTAAttggaattttttatttttatatatattaatataattccACTGCCACATTTCTTTCCAGGAATAACAATTTGGTTTACTCTGGAAAATGCCTAAAATATGCTGCAATAAGTAAGGAAAATTGTTAGGGGTGCATTCGTGTTGAACTGTCCCCTTTAATATCTGCAAACTTCAAGGCTgcatgtgtgaatatgtgtggaAGCCACATGctctttatatttattgttgagtGTGCAGACCATGGGAGGCTCAGGGCCCCCCCTCCCCCGCTGTGGCAGTGCATATGACTGAAGTGATTAGGTCAGGTTTATTAAACCGCTGTCAACCCAAAGTCCTGACTTGCAAGGGGAACTTATGAATCACGTGAAAGGGCTAATATTTCAGACTTGGCCTCTGGTGGGGAAAATGCCAGCAGTGGTGTGACGGAGCTTTGATCCTGGCTCCAAGGTTCACTTTACCACCTACTGTGCACAGGCCACTATAATGCAACATTGAAACTGATCCTTCGGGAAGTCAGTTTCTGTGCAGATTCCTTCAAAGGCACACGATACTGACCctcttctttttcattttaagcGTGGATTTCATGTGGTTCAGTCCTAACCTGGAATGCTCTTAAACTCTGGTGTAACCCAAGTGCTGTGGCTGGTTTCAAAAGTAATCTGTGGTCCTGTAACACAAAGTCCTGCTGAGTGACGTATTCCCAGTTCAACTGAAAGCTCATGGAATACTCCGGAGATGTTAGTCTTCATATTGAAATTGcatatgcagatgtgaaatgACCTGGGAGTTCCAAAGTTGacaaaaggggggggggggggggcacaaaaAAAGAGGTAAAAGGGTTTGTTGGGTCATTTACGAGGTCTTTGGGAAGACATTGGTTTTGACAGGGCTCCGGCTCTGAGTGCAGGTTGAAATCCACATTAGGAGCTTAAGTGTTTGATCAATGAGCCCCGGGATAGCCACCAGTGGGGAGGTCATTTGGCAGACAGGACTAGGCCACCGGATGGTGTTGAGGACAAGCATTCATTCTTACATTAACAGGATTAAGATGTCAGACTGAAGCCTCCTGGCTTCTTCTGAGAATTCAGGAGGGCGTAGCAAAAAAGACTTTGACAAGACTTGAACGGACTTCAAAAGGCAAAAGAATGGTGGGAGAATTGGGGGTTTCAAAGATGATTCGGTCAGTCATGATATTTAATCTGAAACCTCAAATCCATCAATCAGCACAAAAAATAGAGGCACAGCAGTCATTTATGAGGAGTATAATTGGCATTTTGAGATAGATAAACAAAAGTTATGGACTACATCAAACTCTAATGCAAAAACTACCAGTAATAGATTAAGAGATAAATAGATGGAGATATAAACAGACTTGCTGTGGGTGTTTGGGGGTTTCAAATAACTCATCCATAACTATAGGGGCTCCTGGGGTTGATGGGGGATGAGTCCTCTCTGCCGCTCTGACCAATGAGCTGATAGAGCCGGTGGCTGAGATTCTGGACTTGGCAGGTTCCCAGGACACAACCCACTCTCATCAGCTGGGCATGGTGGGGGTAGTGGTGACCATTTCGCGACCCCGAGTGGGCATGGCGCCGAGTTCTCAGCACCCTCTGCTCGATCTGCGAAGCCTCAGTGGGTCGTGCCCACGCCAGGCTTGGCGAGGCCATTCTCACTCCTGAAGCTGGTTGATGTCTCAGCCATTTTGGGGATTGGCTTAGGGCTGAAAAGGGGACGACATGTGTCTGGCTTCCTAGCGCTGAGGTTTTATCCTCTCTCTGGTGGATGAGTTTGTTGAGGAGGTCCAACctgaggagaaaagagaaattaGGTGAAAACTTGGTGTGTGAGTATCATAGATTCATTGGGACTGAACCACGTCAAAACTGCATGTCTGACTGAAATATtgatatatatacagtatttcgtGTAACATGTTTCAACAGAAacaacagagaggaaaagaaggagaatCAGCAAAGTCAGTACAATTCATCCTTTGAGGACCATGAGTCGGTACAAAATTCCATGGCCATTCAGTAGTTgtttagatatttcagtctggaccaaagtggtggattgGCCAACCAACTTTGCCATTCCTATCTAACCCAAaacatttagttaaaaaaaaaactttagtcATGCATGCACCTGCCAGCATTGTTACTATAACAACTAATGTTGTAAGGGCACAGGTAATGCAGAAATCTGATTATTCGTACAAAGCAGCTTTAGTAAACAAATCTTTTTTGCCTGTCTGGACACAGCATGGCAACCACCCATGTGTACACCTTGCTCATCTCTTAATGCACTGCCTAAAACAACATGTGCTCTGAGCCTGCCTCGCTTATTACATTATACAATCAAAACCTTGCTGCATTTTAACACCCAGCTGGGTGTGAGCGGTAGCTTTGGGAGATTTAGCCTGGCCAGCCATGTCTCACTGCTGCTGATGGGCTCATTCAAATCTCAGTTGAGAAACAAAACTGATTAGTTAGATTACATCACATCTGAAAATCCATTTACCTCTATTGTACAGGGGTAGAGAAGTAAAACCTGACTAGCAAAACTATCCCTTAACTAGAGTTTTACAAAAAACTCTCTGAGACTGCATGTCAGACTAAATGAGAAGATAAGTTAAGATGGACAGCGTCTGCAGTGTAGTGGACCAGTGGGTACAGGCCGTTCGGCAAACACTCGCCATATGTTCATTGTTTGACAAAGACAGTCACTTCTCACAACTTGAACCTGCAGCTCCTAACTGAACTGTCATCACTGTGTTTGTACAGCACAGTGTGTTAACCCATCACCACCGGCGAAGGTCGAGGAGAAGTAAATAGGACAGTGCTGTTGCACCTGGCAGCCGGTGGATAAATAGGATGAAAATGTTCAGTGTTCGCAATAGCTTTTAATGAGGTTTAACCAAATATATCTTCCATTTGCTTTTCTGAGTCAAAGGAAAAAATCTTCCACTGAATCAGGTTTGGCACTATCTCCTATGTTTGAGAGGCAGAAGCCAGGGTTGATCTAATTATAAAAAGTGCGTTCCACTTGTGAAATGCTGACTTGTGTTATTGCACCGAGAACACTGGGTGCTTACTCAGGGTGAGAGGTTGAGATGTGAGACATCACAGCAGACTGCTGCTCTTAAAGTCTGTGTTGCGGTGGGTTTGAGATTCCCCTGTGAAAAGTGAAGCTTTCGGTTAATTCAACCAGTTCAGCTGCTGACTCTCTGCTGGCAAGTCTTAGCCTGCAGTCGACCTGCTGTCTAACAGTGGCAGTGGCTGAATAAATAGTACACCAAGCCACAGACGGAGGCGAGCCCTATTTCCAGGACAGCCTCGGTGTGCCATGGTGCCACATCACCAAGTTACACCCACCTGGTCTGCAGAGTAAAGCTGCATTTGACCGCACAGGACAGCTATTCACATAAGTCACAAGGCAGCAGCGGTGGCTCAGCACCAAATTCTTCCTTCTTTGTTACAGTTGTTGTAACAAGATAAACAACAaactgtatacagtatgtatatttattgtatttgcatagtgttttcacagtttttaaaCTTAGACGATTTAAAGTTGGTGGCTTTATGTGATTCCTATTCTGACTTTATTCTTCTACACAAGACAGAACTGTAATCTGTGGTGTTGATGACTCCTCCTTTGTTGCATTTTGGATCCTGGAGGTCAAAAGTTGAAAGTAAGAACAAAAGTGATCCTGTCTAAAGTACTGTGTCCCTGTAAAGAGAATGGCCtctttcatttcagtttatAAGGTGCTTTGAGGAGCATTTGATTAACAATCAAATCTGGAATGAAATAAATGACCACACACAAATTGCCAGACAACAAAGCTGGAGCCTTTGGGCCCCACAGGGTCTGGAACCCTGGGTCATTTGCCCACTTTTGGTAATCTAGCTTTGTTTATACAGCATATGAGATTAGTTTTAAAGCCTGTAGAAAACAGACTGGTTAGAGTACCTGAGTACCTGGTAAACATGGTGCACTTagctaattgttttgtttgagaAGAAGACTAACACATAAGTGCACAGGAATGAGGTCTGCGTTTTGTTCAGCTCACCATCACTCTGGAGAGCTGCTGAGAACAAGCTTCATCTCAATGCTTGTTCTCCCTAACAACTATTTTACACCATTCTAACACAAACCTTTCAACCCCCGTGCAGTATTGGATTTTGCAGGTCTACATTTTATCCTCCAATTCACTGGAAACCAAATGGCGAGTAAAGACATCATCTATCATATCATATTTTAtgttaatggctgtgtgaagtATGCATAATGGAGGACAAAGCCAAGGCCAAGCCCTGAGTCAGCCTGCCCAAGAAGCAGCTCAAGGTGCATCCTCTTCATAAAGACTTTGAACTGCCATGCTTTTTCTTCCAGACGTTAAAAGAATCTTGTAGAACTCTTTCACTTTGTCACATTTGATCTCACAAGACAGGCTAATTTGGCTATTCGGAGCGTAATCCCACAGCTCGACTGAGCTACTTTGTCTTTAATTCGTCAGCCCGATGTGCTTTCGATGCCTTGCATGGTCTCAGCGTAAGAGCTTTAAATCTAAAATTCCTTTTGACtaaagatgattttttttaaggatTATACAGTTCGACAAAAGGCCAAACCGATTCCTTGTGCTGCCTTGTTTGGTTTTTCTTCTGTATTAACCTCACAGCATTGCTGACGAGGCGAGGAAACAAAGCTGGAGTCTTTTTTGCGGTAAAAGTTTGAAGACGGGCATATTGGCTCGTATTTTCAGAAGTCTCTCCTGGAAGGCTTTCACAGTGTTGCGCTCTGTTGTGGACATGGAAAGTGAGAGAAATGATCACTGCATGAAGTGGGCGGGAACATTCATTTGTAATCTCCAACTAGGTAACACTGGGGAGATTGTAGTAATAAGAAGCGGGacaaaaataaaggaaaggTGATTCATGTCACAGGAAACACTGGTCCTACTTGTTCAGGAGCAGTTCTGCTTTCATAATCTCCTTAGTGGGATGTGACTTACTTCATCCGAACTGAACTGGACATCAAGCTTGCAGTACAGCCAGTAAA
It encodes:
- the adm2a gene encoding protein ADM2a, which codes for MRSLLPLTVYCISLVSLQQLLALPAEERPSSSSRLDLLNKLIHQREDKTSALGSQTHVVPFSALSQSPKWLRHQPASGVRMASPSLAWARPTEASQIEQRVLRTRRHAHSGSRNGHHYPHHAQLMRVGCVLGTCQVQNLSHRLYQLIGQSGREDSSPINPRSPYSYG